The genomic DNA ATCTCATTACTATACACTCGTATTTTGCTCTATTTATGCTTTTTTTCTAAGAAGACAAAAAAAAGAAGAACCTTGATTGAACAAGGTTCTTCTGGAGTTATTACATCATGCCGCCCATCATTGATGGATCCATAGCTGGTGCAGCAGGTGCTGCTGGTTCTGGTTTATCTGCCACAACTGCTTCAGTTGTTAATAGTAATGCAGATACAGATGCTGCATTTTGTAATGCTGAACGAGTTACTTTTGTTGGGTCAACGATTCCGGCTTCCACCATGTTTACCCATTCACCAGTTGCTGCATTGAATCCTGTTCCTAAATCAACATTTTTCAATTTATCAACAATAACTGATCCTTCATAACCAGCATTTTCAGCAATTTGGCGAATTGGTTCTTCTAATGCACGAGTAACGATCTTGATACCTGTTGCTACATCGCCCTCTGCTTCGATCATGGCTACTTTGTTGATCACGTTCACTAATGCTGTACCACCACCAGAGACCATACCTTCTTCAACAGCAGCACGAGTAGCGTTCAACGCATCTTCAATACGTAGTTTCAATTCTTTTAATTCTGTTTCAGTTGCTGCTCCGACTTTTACGACTGCTACTCCGCCAGCAAGTTTCGCTAAGCGTTCTTGTAATTTTTCACGGTCAAAGTCTGAAGTAGTTTCAGCGATTTGGTTTTTGATCAATTGAACACGTGCATCAATGGCTGTTTTATCGCCTGAACCTTCAACGATTGTTGTGTTGTCTTTATCCACAACTACTTTTGAAGCATTTCCTAAGTTTTCGATTGTTGCATCTTTCAATTCTAATCCTAGGTCATCTGTAATCACTGTACCACCAGTCAAGACAGCAATATCTTCTAACATTGCTTTACGACGGTCGCCGAAACCTGGTGCTTTTACAGCAACAACATTGAATGTTCCACGGATTTTATTCAATACCAATGTTGGTAACGCTTCGCCATCCACGTCATCAGCAATGATCAATAAAGGACGTGATTGTTGTAAGATTTGTTCTAATAAAGGTAAGATATCTTGGATATTTGAAATTTTCTTGTCAGTGATCAACAAGTATGGATTTTCCAAAACAGCTTCCATTTTGTCGTTGTCTGTTACCATATATTGTGACAAGTAACCACGGTCAAATTGCATACCTTCTACGACATCTAATTCTGTTTCGATTCCTTTAGATTCTTCAATTGTGATAACACCATCATTGCCGACTTTTTCCATTGCATCTGCAATCAAACGGCCCACTTGTTCTGAACCAGAAGAAACAGCAGCAACTTGTGCAATAGCCTCTTTTGAGTCAACAACAGTTGAGATGTTGTGTAATTCTTCCACTGCTGTTTTAGTGGCTAATTCGATCCCACGACGAATACCTAATGGGTTAGCACCAGCTGTGACGTTTTTCAAACCTTCACGGACAATTGCTTGAGTCAAGACAGTCGCTGTCGTTGTACCGTCTCCAGCGATATCATTTGTTTTAGATGCAACTTCTGAAACTAGTTTTGCACCCATGTTTTCGAAATGATCTTCTAATTCGATTTCTTTTGCAATCGTCACACCATCATTTGTGATCAATGGAGAACCATATGATTTTTCTAAAACAACATTACGGCCTTTTGGTCCTAATGTCACTTTTACTGTATCTGCTAATTTATCTACACCACGTAACATTGCTGCACGTGCATCTTCTGCAAATTTCAATTCTTTTGCCATTTTTTCGTCACCTCATCAATTATTTTTGTTTTGTACTTACTCAACAATCGCCATGATATCTTTTCCAGAGACGATCAAATATTCTGTTCCTTCAAATTTCACTTCTGTACCGGCATATTTTTCAAACATTACTTGGTCGCCTACTTTAATAGCTGCAGGAACTTTTTCGCCGTTTTCTAGCAAACGTCCCTCACCCACTGCTACAACTGTTCCAGTTTGAGGTTTCTCTTTCGCTGATGAAGCTAAAACGATTCCTCCAACAGTTTTTTCTTCTTCTTGCGCGACTTCAATGATGACGCGATCACCTAATGGTTTTAACACGATAAATCCCTCCGATAACTCTTTTTTTGAATCCGTTAGCACTCTATCACATCGAGTGCTAACCTACATTTTTAATAATACTCATTCTCCTATTCTTTTGCAAGCTTTTTAAATCATAGAAAAAAAATTTTTAAAGAAGGTTGTGAAAGAAGCGCTCAGCACTGAGTAATAAGACAGAAAAATCAAAAATGGCTTTTTCATTTTGGATTTTTTTGTCTTATTATTGAAGTGTTGCTTCTTGAACACTGTTTATCTAGGTTGTGAAAAAGCCAATCAGCTCCAAGTGTTAAGGAAAAATTTGAGAAAATAGCTTCTCATATTTTTTCAAGTTTTGACTTAATATTGAAGGAGCTGGCTTTTGAACACCGTTTATCTAGGTTGTGAAAGAAGCGCTCAGCACTGAGTAATAAGACAGAAAAATCAAAAATGGCTTTTACATTTTGGATTTTTTTGACTTATTGTTGAAGTGTTGCTTCTTGAACACCGTTTATCAGGTCGTGAAAAAGCCGATCAATACTAACTGATCAGAGAAACATCTTGATATGGTATAATGAATAATGGATAGTGTTTAGTAACACAGAAGTTGATTAAGCTACTAAGTTTCTTCACTTAAAGTTCAACGAAAGGTTGCTTTTCCTATATTATTAGAGCAAGAAAGAAAGTTATACTTGGCTTTTCACTTAGCTCAAGGAGGTTTCATATGTCATTAAAAAAATATAGCTTTTTTAGCATTTTTTGTTACGGACTAGTGTTTGTCTCGCCTTTACTTCTGACATCTGTCGGACTTGTAAATTCAACGTCAGGTTTGATCAATGCAACAACAGTTACGTATATCTTAGGTGCAATCATTCTGTGGTTCTTGTACCTCAAGCATAAAGAACCGATTGAAATCGAAGCAAACGTACCAGTTGCTTCTCGCTCAAAAATCATTTTATATGGAGTCATTGGTATCTTTATCGCTCTGATTTTACAAAGTATTGCGGTTATGATCGAGAGTTTCTTTTTTGGAGAAGTCTCTCCATCTGAAAATACGCAAAATATTATCCAACTGATTTTAGATACTCCTGCTTTTATTATTGCTACAACTATTGCCGGACCAATCATGGAAGAATTTGTATTTCGTCGGAGTATTCTTGGCATCGTTGGTCACTATACTAACTTTTGGGTAGGTGCAAGTGTTAGTTCCTTGCTCTTTGCATTAGCACACAATGATGGGCATTTACTCGTCTACTTCTTTTTAGGATTTTTCTTTAGTTTACTATATCGATCCACTGGGCGAATCTGGGCACCAATGATCACCCATATTGGTATGAATACTCTAGTTGTCATTGTACAATTGGCATTGCAACAAGGTTTACTGTAATATAATAAAAAAAACCTGTGACTTTCATCATCAGGCACTCCCTATAATAAAATAAATAGCATTCAGGAGGTAACTCCTTATGAAATAAGCGGTAAAGCCCAAAAATTCCTTCAAATTTTCGGACTTTACCGCTTATTTCTATGAGCTGTTCACTTCCGTCACAACTGATTGATCAAATTGAAAATAATTCTGTTGCAGCATCCGGGTCAGTGTCGTACACATTGAAATCATATCCCACACCTAGATCTTTTTCCTTAAGAATATTTTCCATAGTCAAATGGGCCAATTCTTTCATATTGTTTTCTTTACTTAAATGGCCTAAATAGATTCGTTTTGTACGATCGCCAATTACATCAGTCATCACTAACGCACCATCTTCATTCGATAAATGACCACGATCGCCTAAAATACGTTGTTTCAAATTCCAAGGATAAGGTCCCATACGCAACATCTCTAGATCATGATTGCTTTCCATCAAGTACCCATCAGCATTTTCAATGATCCCTCGCATATGATCACTACAATAACCTGTATCCGTCAGCATGACAAACGAACGATTCTCTTTATGGAAACGATAAAATTGTGGTGAAGCTGCATCATGGGAAACACCAAAACTCTCGATATCTAAATCGCCAAATGTTTGGACTTTCCCCATCTGAAATAAATGTTTTTGTTCGATTGGGACATTTCCGATCATCGGAGCCATTGCTTCCCATGTTTTTTCATTTGCATAGATATCTAAATGGTACTTACGCGCCAAAACACCTACCCCATGAATGTGATCTCGATGTTCATGTGTCACAAGAATACCGTCTAATTGATCGGGCGTCCGACCGATTTGTGCCATTAAGGAAGTAATTTTTTTCCCACTCAGTCCTGCATCTACCAGAAGTCGCTTTTTGTCACTCTCGATATATAATGAGTTTCCTGAACTCCCACTTGCAAGGATACTGATTTTAAAAGCTGTATTTCCTTCAGCCATTTTACTACTACTTCCCTTCTTACTTTGTAAACTTTTTTCATTATACCTACTTTTTTAATGATCTTCCACCTTTGGGATCGAATTATTTGTAATAATCGTATTACTAAATGCATTGACCGTTTCGATCTGATAGGTCTTATCCGGCGTTTCAATTGCGACATACCACACCGGTACATACACATTTTTCTCTCGTACTTTCAAAATACGAGAGTAAGCCAGTTGACGCCAAAGGATATTCGATCCTCGAGAGATTTTATTATTTACATACAATGTATTAATGGCTTCTTCTTCCGTATGCAATTCTGTTTTTTCTCGCAACTGTTCAATATTCGTTAAATGGGTTTGAGTATACTTCAAAATGCGATACTCATCCCCCTTTTTTTCGAGGGAAAAAATAAGTTTAGCTGTATCATCATAGAATGGCAATCCTTCATACGTTTGGCTCGCTGTGATTTCAGGAGAATCACCTTCTAATACAGAGAAATTTTTCATATAGATATACTCATTACCAAATAAAACATCTTCCTCGTTATCTAAAAAGTCATTGAGTGAACTTGCTATGCGATTTGGATCAAGCACTTTGCTTTCAGATTCAGAGTCCGATAACGTTTTAGTCAATATATTATCATTGATCGAAACGCCACTCTCTAATAAACCACGTCGATTATTATCTTGGCGATACTTGAACAACGTTTGACTCAGTTCCGTTTCCTCCGCACTTAAATAGTATCCTTGCTTACTTTCTGAAGAAAAATCACCCGTATAAGTAATATCATCATTTGCTAACCGTTTTTTGATCGATTCTGTCTGATCTGAGCGTATTACCGTATGCTCTTGGTTGATCGATTCATGGTAACTACTAAACAAAAAAACATTCAATCCTAAAAAGGCGACGAAGAAAATCCATTCAATTTTTTTGAAATCCATAGTTACTCCGCCTCCTTCTCAGGTAGTTTGGTCAATAAGTCATTTGCAGAATACCATTCTCCTTGATATTTCACATACCACTCTGGGAATAGATCAACCACCCGATTCGTTTCTTCGATGTTTTGCCATGTATAGCCAACAATAATCAACTCGATTTTCGATTCTTCTGCCCCATTATCTACTAATTCCTGATATACATCGTCGGTGCTAGGCAACTCGACTTCTTCATCTGAAGGAATCGGGACTTGGATGGTATTTAAACTCGTTTGGATACTTACTTGATTATTCACTTGCTCATTACCGATTTCGATTCCAACTTTTCCTTTACTATCTGAACCAAATACGGGAAATCCTTCTACAAAAATACGATAATCGATTGTATTCTTGTTACGATCAAAATATCGAACATTGCCTAACGCGCCACCTAGTTTGCTGACATAAGGAAAACTGTCCGTAAAAATATTATTTGGTTCATCAATCGTCGGTAAATCTCCTCTAAAATCGACGATCTGATTTTCTGAATGGATCGTCATTGTTTCATTGCCATCATAAAAAATCAATTCCGTACTTTCATCATTGTTTTTAACCGCGTCTGGCTGGGAAAAAAAAGCATTCCGAAAGACGGTGTATGGTTGCTGAGATAAGATATAACTGTATTTTTTTAGTTTCATTGGTTCTTTGATACTGTGCTGTGTCTCAATACTTTCTGGCGTTCTGAATACAGGTGTCCAGTTGACATCTGAAGAATTCAAATCATGTTCTATTTCTTTCCAATCCATCGATAGACTGGCTTCGTAAATCGTCCGCTGATCATAATCAATAAAACTAACTTTTTCGTCTTTTAGATCAAATTGGACACTCGTAAAATAGACATCTTCATTTTGGACTGAACCTAGATCAATATTCAAACCAAATGCTTTCACATAGCCACTGAGTAGATAAGGTGCGTTATAAGAGAATTCGATTCCTTCATTGAGAGACTTCTTTTGATTGAACTTCTCTTGGTCTGCTTCCACGACTTCTGTCAGCTTGCCAAAACGAGCACCTTCGATCAACCCATGTATTTGAGAAATCAGGTTCTCACTATTCGTTTCTTTCACTGTATCTGTTTGAAACCATGTGAGGTGTAAAGGCAAATAAATTTCTGATGCTTTACGATAGCTTTGTGATTCAATCACTTGTGAATTGCTCTCTTCTAAGTTGATTGAAGTTTTCCCTGCTGGACTCAACCAAATTGCATAAGAGAAGTACAGGCTTAATGCAACCATCAAGATCAAACCAATTCGTATAAATTTTTCAGAAATCTTCATTCCCACCATTCCTCCTCATACGGTTCATAAGGTAAAGAAATATAGAAGGTTGAACCTTGTCCCTCCTTACTTTCTGCCCAGATTGCGCCACGATGTGCTTTCACTACTTCGCGAGAGATTGCTAAGCCTAATCCTGTTCCACCTTGCGCTCTAGCTCTTGCTTTATCCACTCGATAGAAACGTTCAAATACACGATTCAAATCTTTTTTAGGGATACCTAGTCCTTGGTCTGTAATACTTAAAATCACATTGTTATGTGTTTCAAGCAACCGGCAAGTGATTGCTCCCCCATCGGGTGAATATTTGATCGCATTGTTCATGATATTGTCAATAACTTGGATGATTTTATCTGTGTCGATCTCGACCCACAGATCTCGTTGCGTAAATTCTCGACGGATCGTATAATTTTTTTCTTGATTACCAACCATCATATCAAAACGATCTAACACAAAATTAACGAGTTCATTAAAATTGACATATTCTAATTGTAATTGGGTATTCCCCGTATCCATGCGAGATAGATTCAGTAGATCATTGATCATGCGGATCATACGATCAGTCTCATCTAAGGTCACTTTTAAAAAGTTCGGTGCGACTTCTTCGTCCTTCCAAGCACCCTCACTCAGTGCTTCGATATAACTACGCATACTTGTTAAAGGCGTACGCAACTCATGGGAAACGTTCGATACGAACTCACGACGTTCCCGTTCTGTTTTCTCTTGTTCCGTTACATCATGTAAAACTGCAACCAACCCACTGATAAAGCCAGATTCTCGACGGATCATCGAAAAATCGACGCGTAAAATCATCTGGTCAGCTTCTCTCGCTCCAGTGGATCGATCTAAAATCATTTCATTCGGATCTTCTAACAGTTTTCGTAACGTGTATTCTTCTTCAATTGCTAAAAGAGTCAAGATTGACTGTCCGATTGCTTCTTCTTTTTTCAAGTCTAATAATGAGACAGCCATATCATTGATCGTAATGATCTTCCCTCGACGATCGGTTGCAATAACGCCATCTGTCATATGTGACAAGACGCTGTCTAACCGATTTCGTTCAGCTTCCATCGTATCTTGCGCTTCCTCGATCCGTTCTGCTAA from Enterococcus mundtii includes the following:
- a CDS encoding CPBP family intramembrane glutamic endopeptidase, with product MSLKKYSFFSIFCYGLVFVSPLLLTSVGLVNSTSGLINATTVTYILGAIILWFLYLKHKEPIEIEANVPVASRSKIILYGVIGIFIALILQSIAVMIESFFFGEVSPSENTQNIIQLILDTPAFIIATTIAGPIMEEFVFRRSILGIVGHYTNFWVGASVSSLLFALAHNDGHLLVYFFLGFFFSLLYRSTGRIWAPMITHIGMNTLVVIVQLALQQGLL
- a CDS encoding MBL fold metallo-hydrolase; protein product: MAEGNTAFKISILASGSSGNSLYIESDKKRLLVDAGLSGKKITSLMAQIGRTPDQLDGILVTHEHRDHIHGVGVLARKYHLDIYANEKTWEAMAPMIGNVPIEQKHLFQMGKVQTFGDLDIESFGVSHDAASPQFYRFHKENRSFVMLTDTGYCSDHMRGIIENADGYLMESNHDLEMLRMGPYPWNLKQRILGDRGHLSNEDGALVMTDVIGDRTKRIYLGHLSKENNMKELAHLTMENILKEKDLGVGYDFNVYDTDPDAATELFSI
- a CDS encoding two-component system regulatory protein YycI, whose protein sequence is MDFKKIEWIFFVAFLGLNVFLFSSYHESINQEHTVIRSDQTESIKKRLANDDITYTGDFSSESKQGYYLSAEETELSQTLFKYRQDNNRRGLLESGVSINDNILTKTLSDSESESKVLDPNRIASSLNDFLDNEEDVLFGNEYIYMKNFSVLEGDSPEITASQTYEGLPFYDDTAKLIFSLEKKGDEYRILKYTQTHLTNIEQLREKTELHTEEEAINTLYVNNKISRGSNILWRQLAYSRILKVREKNVYVPVWYVAIETPDKTYQIETVNAFSNTIITNNSIPKVEDH
- the groL gene encoding chaperonin GroEL (60 kDa chaperone family; promotes refolding of misfolded polypeptides especially under stressful conditions; forms two stacked rings of heptamers to form a barrel-shaped 14mer; ends can be capped by GroES; misfolded proteins enter the barrel where they are refolded when GroES binds), with the translated sequence MAKELKFAEDARAAMLRGVDKLADTVKVTLGPKGRNVVLEKSYGSPLITNDGVTIAKEIELEDHFENMGAKLVSEVASKTNDIAGDGTTTATVLTQAIVREGLKNVTAGANPLGIRRGIELATKTAVEELHNISTVVDSKEAIAQVAAVSSGSEQVGRLIADAMEKVGNDGVITIEESKGIETELDVVEGMQFDRGYLSQYMVTDNDKMEAVLENPYLLITDKKISNIQDILPLLEQILQQSRPLLIIADDVDGEALPTLVLNKIRGTFNVVAVKAPGFGDRRKAMLEDIAVLTGGTVITDDLGLELKDATIENLGNASKVVVDKDNTTIVEGSGDKTAIDARVQLIKNQIAETTSDFDREKLQERLAKLAGGVAVVKVGAATETELKELKLRIEDALNATRAAVEEGMVSGGGTALVNVINKVAMIEAEGDVATGIKIVTRALEEPIRQIAENAGYEGSVIVDKLKNVDLGTGFNAATGEWVNMVEAGIVDPTKVTRSALQNAASVSALLLTTEAVVADKPEPAAPAAPAMDPSMMGGMM
- a CDS encoding YycH family regulatory protein, translated to MKISEKFIRIGLILMVALSLYFSYAIWLSPAGKTSINLEESNSQVIESQSYRKASEIYLPLHLTWFQTDTVKETNSENLISQIHGLIEGARFGKLTEVVEADQEKFNQKKSLNEGIEFSYNAPYLLSGYVKAFGLNIDLGSVQNEDVYFTSVQFDLKDEKVSFIDYDQRTIYEASLSMDWKEIEHDLNSSDVNWTPVFRTPESIETQHSIKEPMKLKKYSYILSQQPYTVFRNAFFSQPDAVKNNDESTELIFYDGNETMTIHSENQIVDFRGDLPTIDEPNNIFTDSFPYVSKLGGALGNVRYFDRNKNTIDYRIFVEGFPVFGSDSKGKVGIEIGNEQVNNQVSIQTSLNTIQVPIPSDEEVELPSTDDVYQELVDNGAEESKIELIIVGYTWQNIEETNRVVDLFPEWYVKYQGEWYSANDLLTKLPEKEAE
- the groES gene encoding co-chaperone GroES; translated protein: MLKPLGDRVIIEVAQEEEKTVGGIVLASSAKEKPQTGTVVAVGEGRLLENGEKVPAAIKVGDQVMFEKYAGTEVKFEGTEYLIVSGKDIMAIVE
- the walK gene encoding cell wall metabolism sensor histidine kinase WalK, which codes for MKGKVRFFRSVNFKIAITFILILLISIEIIGAYFIRGLERSTINTFIKDMNQTVETLATTISPELNGKSNESATIDDVNGNIKRFIETSASSDIIEIRVVDEKGIIRATTEVSEQGSVGKKNDYVDMNDFTTKRYVALDDDGKRVNINIQPILSPTGDAVIGALYVKSDIEQKYSEINNTALIFFTASLIAAFISMVVSVLVARSITQPIGEMREQAIRIARGDYSRKVKVHGQDELGQLAETFNQLAERIEEAQDTMEAERNRLDSVLSHMTDGVIATDRRGKIITINDMAVSLLDLKKEEAIGQSILTLLAIEEEYTLRKLLEDPNEMILDRSTGAREADQMILRVDFSMIRRESGFISGLVAVLHDVTEQEKTERERREFVSNVSHELRTPLTSMRSYIEALSEGAWKDEEVAPNFLKVTLDETDRMIRMINDLLNLSRMDTGNTQLQLEYVNFNELVNFVLDRFDMMVGNQEKNYTIRREFTQRDLWVEIDTDKIIQVIDNIMNNAIKYSPDGGAITCRLLETHNNVILSITDQGLGIPKKDLNRVFERFYRVDKARARAQGGTGLGLAISREVVKAHRGAIWAESKEGQGSTFYISLPYEPYEEEWWE